One Helicobacter pylori NCTC 11637 = CCUG 17874 = ATCC 43504 = JCM 12093 genomic window, CGGGTGAGGTTGGCTGAGGTGCTATAAAGCGTTTTAAAACGCTTTAAAAAATCCCCATGCCTGCCCTTAATCACACGAACGGCCTTAGAGTTAGGGTAAATAAAAGTGGTTTTAGCGCTTCTTCTAATGAGGTTTTTAAACGCATTGGGCGCGCGCACTAGGCTTTTTAGGGTGCTAAAATCAGCGCTTTCTATTAAAACGCTTTGGTTTTTAGGGCGGCCTTTTAAGACGTTGAGCTTTTCGCTGTCTTTAGAAAGCAGTCCTATAGTGGTATC contains:
- a CDS encoding Sua5 YciO YrdC YwlC family protein; its protein translation is MALVYLAQSDTTIGLLSKDSEKLNVLKGRPKNQSVLIESADFSTLKSLVRAPNAFKNLIRRSAKTTFIYPNSKAVRVIKGRHGDFLKRFKTLYSTSANLTRCAYDKEIASSLADVIVSDERGLFESTSSKIFRLYKNKKVRIR